In Populus trichocarpa isolate Nisqually-1 chromosome 12, P.trichocarpa_v4.1, whole genome shotgun sequence, a genomic segment contains:
- the LOC7464306 gene encoding uncharacterized protein LOC7464306 isoform X1 produces MASRFQAVALVASPSYPNSIAWSDDNFIAVASAHLVTILNPAVPYGPRGLIRVPTCEPYPIGCVNREDLFTNCMLPAALSRDRRPCVRSISWSPIGMAPNYGCLLAVCTVEGRVKIYRPPFCDFSAEWVEVVDISDRLYDYLAKINFGELDNTPSEFSHGQPIIQGCADERPKSCANDLPNSGTLKQYKRRKVNVPTYNIKDSETFQDQLSDPINRGRTTAGSDHENKIDRRRTTKVLGNCTLPLITAEKYASRCAMLSSLVIAWSPVLWLPSKICSAPENDSSNGFSILAVGGKSGKISVWRINVPQYYSIEHSRVPTTVTFVGLLQAHNSWVTTISLALLGSKSNPQVLLASGSSDGSVRIWIGKGEELLETSGANNAPFSLLKEVVSVNCVPISVLSLAVPVQTMHKMLLAVGKGSGSFEVWTADISSSKFDKVCLYDAHDCVVTGLAWAFDGCCLYSCGQENYVRAWVLHGSALCEVSIPSNTPGLRSSNDLPNVFVSCLGVAASPGNIALAMVRNVDGDSLDPMYEGRLQKAVVEFLWIGGQQKDILSPSSSDFTSEAFLGFSANELNYWESDILWYLTKYENLDNPLVVWDIVAALLAFKQSAPKYMDRILVKWLSVTFLGSYTGLSIGDVLTCIPENFSKITSRQLHLLNIICRRVMLSDVKAEEINCKVNLGGSAAAKAEHLTLWIELLFSSEKELRERLVGFSLATFINRLSDSTTTFSRPGFWYPVGVEQMELWIALNHDRVRDQLKVLASEVRKRERRLQSSEYGVEEQCIYCSESVTFDSPEVAHCHCSNSTDETVQIYQMARCAVSMQVCPAIPLWFCKCCCRRASKLPPETLFTLPGYPLDFKSLTESSVKEIPTKPLCPFCGIPLQRLQPDFLLSPSPV; encoded by the exons TCATGGTCCCCAATTGGAATGGCTCCAAATTATGG GTGCTTGCTTGCTGTCTGCACTGTAGAAGGGCGTGTTAAGATTTACCGTCCACCTTTTTGTGATTTTAGTGCTGAGTGGGTAGAG GTTGTGGATATATCAGATAGGCTATATGATTATCTTGCCAAAATCAATTTTGGGGAGTTGGATAATACCCCCTCTGAATTCTCCCAT GGGCAACCAATAATCCAAGGATGTGCTGATGAGCGACCAAAATCCTGTGCTAATGACTTGCCAAACTCTGGCACATTAAAGCAATACAAGCGAAGGAAAGTGAATGTTCCCACTTACAA CATTAAGGACTCGGAAACTTTTCAGGACCAGTTATCAGATCCTATAAATAGGGGGAGAACCACTGCTGGATCTgaccatgaaaataaaatagacagGAGGAGGACAACTAAG GTCCTTGGGAACTGCACACTCCCACTCATTACTGCAGAGAAATATGCTTCTCGCTGTGCCATGTTATCGTCTCTTGTTATTGCCTGGTCACCAGTACTGTGGTTGCCATCAAAAATCTGTTCAGCTCCAGAAAATGATTCATCCAATGGATTCTCTATACTTGCAGTTGGAGGGAAGTCTGGTAAAATCTCTGTCTGGAGAATTAATGTGCCACAATACTACTCTATTGAGCATAGTAGGGTCCCTACTACTGTAACATTTGTTGGACTTCTTCAAGCCCATAATTCATGGGTCACAACAATCAGTTTGGCATTACTGGGTTCCAAGTCTAATCCTCAGGTCTTATTGGCTAGTGGGAGTTCTGATGGGAG tgTGAGGATCTGGATTGGGAAGGGTGAGGAGTTGCTGGAGACATCAGGGGCCAATAATGCTCCCTTTTCTCTGCTGAAGGAG GTTGTATCTGTCAATTGTGTCCCAATTTCAGTACTATCACTGGCGGTACCTGTTCAAACCATGCACAAAATGCTTTTAGCAGTTGGCAAAGGATCTGGTTCATTTGAAGTATGGACAGCTGACATATCCAGCTCCAAATTTGATAAAGTTTGTTTATATGATGCTCATGACTGTGTT GTCACAGGTTTAGCTTGGGCTTTTGATGGATGTTGTTTGTACAGCTGTGGCCAG GAAAATTATGTCCGTGCTTGGGTTTTGCATGGAAGTGCTCTTTGTGAAGTATCGATTCCTTCAAATACTCCTGGTTTGAGGAGCTCAAATGAT cttccaaatgtttttgtttcatgCCTTGGTGTGGCAGCATCCCCTGGAAATATTGCGCTTGCAATG GTTCGTAATGTAGATGGTGATTCGTTGGATCCCATGTATGAGGGAAG GCTTCAGAAGGCTGTCGTTGAGTTCCTCTGGATAGGTGGACAACAGAAGGATATACTGTCTCCTTCTTCCTCTGATTTCACTAGCGAAGCCTTTCTTGGTTTTTCTGCAAATGAATTGAATTATTGGGAATCTGATATTCTATGGTATTTAACGAAATATGAAAATCTGGATAACCCTCTAGTTGTTTGGGATATAGTGGCAGCATTGTTGGCTTTCAAGCAGTCTGCACCAAAGTACATGGACCGTATACTGGTTAAGTGGCTTTCTGTGACATTTCTGGGTTCATACACAGGCCTTTCCATTGGCGACGTTCTGACATGCATCCCGGAGAATTTCTCAAAGATAACATCTCGACAATTGCACCTCCTTAATATCATCTGTAGACGTGTAATGCTATCTGATGTGAAGGCTGAAGAAATTAATTGTAAAGTGAACTTAGGAGGTTCAGCAGCTGCCAAAGCGGAGCATCTCACTTTGTGGATAGAGCTTCTTTTTAGCAGTGAAAAAGAACTTCGTGAAAGGCTTGTGGGTTTCAGTTTGGCTACTTTTATAAATCGTTTGTCTGATTCAACCACAACGTTTTCCCGACCTGGATTTTGGTATCCTGTTGGAGTAGAACAAATGGAGCTGTGGATTGCACTTAATCATGATCGTGTTAGGGATCAACTAAAAGTCCTCGCATCAGAAGTCAGAAAGCGTGAAAGAAG GCTTCAGTCAAGTGAATATGGAGTTGAAGAGCAATGCATCTATTGTTCAGAGTCAGTTACTTTTGATTCTCCAGAAGTTGCACATTGCCACTGCTCTAACAGTACTGACGAAACTGTTCAGATCTACCAAATGGCAAGATGTGCTGTTTCCATGCAGGTTTGCCCAGCTATCCCTCTATGGTTTTGCAAGTGTTGTTGTAGACGAGCTTCCAAATTGCCACCGGAGACTCTCTTTACATTGCCTGGTTATCCTTTAGATTTCAAATCCTTGACAGAATCTTCTGTTAAAGAAATCCCCACTAAACCCTTGTGTCCCTTTTGTGGGATACCTCTCCAAAGATTACAGCCAGATTTTCTACTCTCACCTTCACCAGTATAA
- the LOC7464306 gene encoding uncharacterized protein LOC7464306 isoform X3: MLPAALSRDRRPCVRSISWSPIGMAPNYGCLLAVCTVEGRVKIYRPPFCDFSAEWVEVVDISDRLYDYLAKINFGELDNTPSEFSHGQPIIQGCADERPKSCANDLPNSGTLKQYKRRKVNVPTYNIKDSETFQDQLSDPINRGRTTAGSDHENKIDRRRTTKVLGNCTLPLITAEKYASRCAMLSSLVIAWSPVLWLPSKICSAPENDSSNGFSILAVGGKSGKISVWRINVPQYYSIEHSRVPTTVTFVGLLQAHNSWVTTISLALLGSKSNPQVLLASGSSDGSVRIWIGKGEELLETSGANNAPFSLLKEVVSVNCVPISVLSLAVPVQTMHKMLLAVGKGSGSFEVWTADISSSKFDKVCLYDAHDCVVTGLAWAFDGCCLYSCGQENYVRAWVLHGSALCEVSIPSNTPGLRSSNDLPNVFVSCLGVAASPGNIALAMVRNVDGDSLDPMYEGRLQKAVVEFLWIGGQQKDILSPSSSDFTSEAFLGFSANELNYWESDILWYLTKYENLDNPLVVWDIVAALLAFKQSAPKYMDRILVKWLSVTFLGSYTGLSIGDVLTCIPENFSKITSRQLHLLNIICRRVMLSDVKAEEINCKVNLGGSAAAKAEHLTLWIELLFSSEKELRERLVGFSLATFINRLSDSTTTFSRPGFWYPVGVEQMELWIALNHDRVRDQLKVLASEVRKRERRLQSSEYGVEEQCIYCSESVTFDSPEVAHCHCSNSTDETVQIYQMARCAVSMQVCPAIPLWFCKCCCRRASKLPPETLFTLPGYPLDFKSLTESSVKEIPTKPLCPFCGIPLQRLQPDFLLSPSPV, from the exons TCATGGTCCCCAATTGGAATGGCTCCAAATTATGG GTGCTTGCTTGCTGTCTGCACTGTAGAAGGGCGTGTTAAGATTTACCGTCCACCTTTTTGTGATTTTAGTGCTGAGTGGGTAGAG GTTGTGGATATATCAGATAGGCTATATGATTATCTTGCCAAAATCAATTTTGGGGAGTTGGATAATACCCCCTCTGAATTCTCCCAT GGGCAACCAATAATCCAAGGATGTGCTGATGAGCGACCAAAATCCTGTGCTAATGACTTGCCAAACTCTGGCACATTAAAGCAATACAAGCGAAGGAAAGTGAATGTTCCCACTTACAA CATTAAGGACTCGGAAACTTTTCAGGACCAGTTATCAGATCCTATAAATAGGGGGAGAACCACTGCTGGATCTgaccatgaaaataaaatagacagGAGGAGGACAACTAAG GTCCTTGGGAACTGCACACTCCCACTCATTACTGCAGAGAAATATGCTTCTCGCTGTGCCATGTTATCGTCTCTTGTTATTGCCTGGTCACCAGTACTGTGGTTGCCATCAAAAATCTGTTCAGCTCCAGAAAATGATTCATCCAATGGATTCTCTATACTTGCAGTTGGAGGGAAGTCTGGTAAAATCTCTGTCTGGAGAATTAATGTGCCACAATACTACTCTATTGAGCATAGTAGGGTCCCTACTACTGTAACATTTGTTGGACTTCTTCAAGCCCATAATTCATGGGTCACAACAATCAGTTTGGCATTACTGGGTTCCAAGTCTAATCCTCAGGTCTTATTGGCTAGTGGGAGTTCTGATGGGAG tgTGAGGATCTGGATTGGGAAGGGTGAGGAGTTGCTGGAGACATCAGGGGCCAATAATGCTCCCTTTTCTCTGCTGAAGGAG GTTGTATCTGTCAATTGTGTCCCAATTTCAGTACTATCACTGGCGGTACCTGTTCAAACCATGCACAAAATGCTTTTAGCAGTTGGCAAAGGATCTGGTTCATTTGAAGTATGGACAGCTGACATATCCAGCTCCAAATTTGATAAAGTTTGTTTATATGATGCTCATGACTGTGTT GTCACAGGTTTAGCTTGGGCTTTTGATGGATGTTGTTTGTACAGCTGTGGCCAG GAAAATTATGTCCGTGCTTGGGTTTTGCATGGAAGTGCTCTTTGTGAAGTATCGATTCCTTCAAATACTCCTGGTTTGAGGAGCTCAAATGAT cttccaaatgtttttgtttcatgCCTTGGTGTGGCAGCATCCCCTGGAAATATTGCGCTTGCAATG GTTCGTAATGTAGATGGTGATTCGTTGGATCCCATGTATGAGGGAAG GCTTCAGAAGGCTGTCGTTGAGTTCCTCTGGATAGGTGGACAACAGAAGGATATACTGTCTCCTTCTTCCTCTGATTTCACTAGCGAAGCCTTTCTTGGTTTTTCTGCAAATGAATTGAATTATTGGGAATCTGATATTCTATGGTATTTAACGAAATATGAAAATCTGGATAACCCTCTAGTTGTTTGGGATATAGTGGCAGCATTGTTGGCTTTCAAGCAGTCTGCACCAAAGTACATGGACCGTATACTGGTTAAGTGGCTTTCTGTGACATTTCTGGGTTCATACACAGGCCTTTCCATTGGCGACGTTCTGACATGCATCCCGGAGAATTTCTCAAAGATAACATCTCGACAATTGCACCTCCTTAATATCATCTGTAGACGTGTAATGCTATCTGATGTGAAGGCTGAAGAAATTAATTGTAAAGTGAACTTAGGAGGTTCAGCAGCTGCCAAAGCGGAGCATCTCACTTTGTGGATAGAGCTTCTTTTTAGCAGTGAAAAAGAACTTCGTGAAAGGCTTGTGGGTTTCAGTTTGGCTACTTTTATAAATCGTTTGTCTGATTCAACCACAACGTTTTCCCGACCTGGATTTTGGTATCCTGTTGGAGTAGAACAAATGGAGCTGTGGATTGCACTTAATCATGATCGTGTTAGGGATCAACTAAAAGTCCTCGCATCAGAAGTCAGAAAGCGTGAAAGAAG GCTTCAGTCAAGTGAATATGGAGTTGAAGAGCAATGCATCTATTGTTCAGAGTCAGTTACTTTTGATTCTCCAGAAGTTGCACATTGCCACTGCTCTAACAGTACTGACGAAACTGTTCAGATCTACCAAATGGCAAGATGTGCTGTTTCCATGCAGGTTTGCCCAGCTATCCCTCTATGGTTTTGCAAGTGTTGTTGTAGACGAGCTTCCAAATTGCCACCGGAGACTCTCTTTACATTGCCTGGTTATCCTTTAGATTTCAAATCCTTGACAGAATCTTCTGTTAAAGAAATCCCCACTAAACCCTTGTGTCCCTTTTGTGGGATACCTCTCCAAAGATTACAGCCAGATTTTCTACTCTCACCTTCACCAGTATAA